A section of the Mycolicibacterium anyangense genome encodes:
- a CDS encoding helix-turn-helix domain-containing protein, with product MSDDPGPLRPGRELLTWLDALGVLSTAATADTNLRQVLDLVAQTARTLLGFDFCGVLVPDEHRRRLLIAGFSGLSEDYVDRVNSDRPIQLDSTSPSSRAFHTGTAVAVRDVTAEPQFAQWAGIAREQGYRAVIAVPLVAHNEVLGTLNGYYGPVHTFTQHGIQRMTLLANHAAIALTSASRLDELRTLNASLREQRDALRRSEQIHQRLLGVTLRSGGLDGIAATLRELIGRPVLIDDARHNVLALAGDGSQFPDSAWRTASVQDGAGSSPVLAGDADDSSHWRMYASAVRLGTEIVARIWFPANDVPIGPIDARAVEHGSLVVALELLRDRTAAEVEHRLRGELLADLLSSRTAPGEEILLRAARLGHDLASPHVTMVAAVAPAAGQGESLAYERALAQVARIAAGFRPRPLVAMHRGHIVILWPTTAAPVESSSAATPDPSPTAVVMRALEQSLPGGTVTVGVWSATSAPYGDSYRIANGILQIAVRSGRTHSVVTVDDLGIVGLLLQIDDSAKLDEFARRTLGPVVDYDTAHRTRLLTTLRTYLDCRRDRNATAAELVIHPNTVAQRLRRIEKLCHEDLDDPAAIVRVTAAMTVYDLARLM from the coding sequence GTGTCCGACGACCCTGGCCCACTGCGACCGGGCCGCGAGCTGCTCACCTGGCTCGATGCCCTTGGAGTTCTGAGTACCGCGGCCACCGCGGACACGAACCTGCGGCAGGTGCTGGACCTGGTTGCCCAGACGGCCAGGACACTGCTGGGCTTCGACTTCTGCGGGGTACTGGTGCCCGATGAGCACCGGCGCCGACTGCTGATCGCCGGTTTCAGTGGCCTGTCCGAGGACTATGTCGACCGAGTCAACTCCGACCGGCCGATCCAACTCGACAGCACGTCACCGTCCAGCCGTGCGTTCCACACCGGCACCGCCGTAGCAGTTCGCGATGTCACCGCCGAGCCGCAGTTCGCCCAGTGGGCGGGGATCGCCAGGGAGCAGGGCTATCGCGCGGTGATCGCGGTACCGCTGGTTGCGCACAACGAGGTGCTGGGAACCCTCAACGGCTACTACGGCCCGGTGCACACCTTCACCCAGCACGGCATCCAACGGATGACGCTGTTGGCCAACCATGCCGCCATCGCGCTGACCTCGGCGAGCCGGCTCGACGAGCTCCGCACGCTCAATGCCTCGCTGCGCGAGCAGCGCGACGCGCTGCGCCGGTCCGAGCAGATCCACCAGCGGCTGCTCGGAGTGACGCTGCGTTCCGGCGGCCTGGACGGGATCGCCGCCACGCTGCGGGAATTGATCGGCCGCCCGGTGCTCATCGACGACGCCCGCCACAACGTGCTTGCGCTCGCCGGCGACGGCAGCCAGTTTCCCGACTCGGCTTGGCGGACTGCCAGTGTGCAGGACGGCGCGGGCTCGTCACCGGTGCTCGCCGGTGACGCAGACGACTCGAGCCACTGGCGGATGTACGCCAGTGCGGTCCGGCTCGGCACTGAAATCGTGGCCCGAATCTGGTTTCCGGCCAACGACGTTCCGATCGGTCCGATCGACGCGCGGGCCGTCGAGCACGGATCGTTGGTGGTGGCCTTGGAGCTGCTGCGCGACCGGACCGCCGCCGAGGTCGAGCACCGACTGCGGGGCGAACTGCTGGCCGACCTGTTGTCCAGCCGCACCGCACCTGGCGAGGAGATCCTGCTGCGGGCGGCACGCCTGGGGCACGACCTCGCGAGCCCGCACGTCACGATGGTCGCCGCGGTGGCGCCTGCCGCCGGCCAGGGCGAGTCCCTGGCCTACGAGCGGGCACTGGCCCAGGTGGCCAGAATCGCCGCCGGATTCCGTCCACGGCCGCTGGTGGCCATGCATCGCGGCCACATCGTGATCCTGTGGCCGACAACGGCTGCACCCGTCGAATCATCCTCCGCCGCAACGCCAGATCCCTCCCCGACGGCTGTTGTCATGCGCGCACTGGAGCAATCGCTACCCGGCGGCACCGTCACGGTGGGGGTCTGGAGCGCGACGTCGGCACCCTACGGGGACAGCTACCGCATCGCGAACGGAATCTTGCAGATCGCGGTCCGCTCGGGGCGGACCCACAGTGTGGTCACCGTCGACGACCTCGGAATCGTCGGGCTACTCCTGCAGATCGACGACTCGGCCAAACTGGACGAGTTCGCCCGGCGCACACTGGGTCCCGTGGTCGACTACGACACCGCGCACCGCACCCGACTTCTCACGACGCTGCGGACCTATCTGGACTGCCGACGGGACCGCAACGCCACCGCCGCCGAACTCGTCATCCACCCCAACACGGTGGCCCAGCGGCTACGGCGCATCGAGAAGCTGTGTCACGAGGATCTCGACGATCCGGCGGCGATCGTCCGTGTCACCGCCGCGATGACGGTATACGACCTAGCCCGGCTGATGTGA
- a CDS encoding TrmH family RNA methyltransferase, which translates to MPALTERSARVVAAVKLQRHTGRRRAGRFLAEGPNLVEAAVRRGLVDEVFVTEAAAERHGDLLAGLQVHLVTERAAKALSETVTPSGLVAVCTLPDVGLDDVLGGSPKLIAVAVDLSEPGNAGTLIRLADAMGAAAVVFAGHSVDPYNGKCLRSSAGSIFDIPVVVDDDVAGLISRLQAAGLQVLATTLDAQTDLDDAEQLLAAPTAWVFGPEAHGLSPQVAALADHRVTIPMAGGAESLNVAAAAAICLYQSARSHRRAGSHQPG; encoded by the coding sequence ATACCGGCACTCACTGAACGATCCGCCCGGGTGGTCGCTGCGGTAAAACTGCAGCGCCACACCGGGCGTCGTCGTGCTGGGCGCTTTCTGGCCGAAGGTCCCAATCTGGTGGAGGCCGCCGTCCGGCGCGGACTGGTCGACGAGGTGTTCGTCACCGAGGCCGCCGCCGAACGCCACGGCGACCTACTGGCCGGACTGCAGGTGCACCTCGTCACCGAACGGGCTGCCAAGGCGCTCTCCGAGACGGTGACACCGTCGGGGCTGGTCGCGGTCTGCACGCTGCCCGACGTCGGCCTCGACGACGTGCTGGGCGGTTCCCCGAAGCTGATCGCGGTCGCCGTCGATCTGTCCGAGCCCGGCAACGCCGGGACGCTGATCAGGTTGGCCGACGCAATGGGGGCGGCGGCGGTGGTGTTCGCCGGGCACAGCGTCGATCCCTACAACGGAAAGTGCCTGCGTTCCTCGGCGGGCAGCATCTTCGACATCCCGGTGGTGGTTGACGATGATGTCGCCGGCCTGATCTCGCGGCTGCAGGCCGCAGGCCTTCAGGTGCTGGCGACGACCCTCGACGCCCAGACCGATCTGGATGACGCCGAGCAGCTGCTCGCTGCGCCGACGGCCTGGGTGTTCGGTCCCGAGGCCCACGGTCTGTCGCCACAGGTTGCCGCTCTCGCCGACCACCGTGTGACGATCCCGATGGCCGGGGGAGCCGAGAGCCTCAATGTTGCTGCAGCAGCGGCGATTTGCCTGTACCAAAGTGCCCGCTCGCACCGCCGGGCCGGATCACATCAGCCGGGCTAG
- a CDS encoding MFS transporter — protein MTIGTTAQSGTRAGWRGEISRTQWLVLAGTTLGWGLDGFAGSLYVLVLGPAMTELLPNSGIAADRAAIGLYGGLTMALFLAGWATGGILFGILADYFGRTRVLSVGILTYAVFSAAAAFVDNWWQLGILRFIAGLGSGVEAPVGAALIAETWRNRFRARAGGVMMAGYAAGFFAAAGAYAILGGQGWRVMMMLAGLPALVVWFIRRFVPEPPEITAHLHSRRQRKAQGTMTSEDRFVLWRLFSPPLLRPMLVCTALATGALITFWSVSTWYPQIIRQITAASGQPGPVADHRVALAAMLFNAGGIIGYASWGFIADLIGRRTTFLMSFTVSAAAIAWTFPFERSYDEFLLAMPILGFGLFGALSGTFIYAPELFPPSVRATALAVCNSVGRYVTALGPLAAGVIAITWFDGNLGQATAGVAVLGLIAVVGLAFATETRGAPLPADALTIRVEESQP, from the coding sequence ATGACGATCGGCACAACCGCGCAGTCTGGAACCCGGGCGGGCTGGCGAGGTGAGATCAGCCGGACCCAGTGGCTGGTGCTGGCCGGCACCACGCTGGGGTGGGGCTTGGACGGCTTTGCGGGCAGTCTCTACGTTCTGGTCCTCGGGCCTGCCATGACCGAGTTGCTGCCCAACAGTGGTATTGCGGCCGACCGGGCCGCTATCGGACTGTACGGCGGCCTGACCATGGCGCTGTTCCTGGCTGGATGGGCCACCGGCGGAATCCTGTTCGGCATTCTGGCCGACTACTTCGGTCGTACCAGGGTGTTGTCGGTGGGCATTCTGACCTACGCCGTGTTCAGCGCGGCCGCGGCATTCGTCGACAACTGGTGGCAGCTGGGGATATTGCGCTTCATCGCCGGCTTGGGCTCGGGTGTCGAAGCGCCGGTGGGTGCGGCGCTGATCGCCGAGACGTGGCGCAACCGGTTCCGGGCGCGGGCCGGTGGGGTGATGATGGCCGGCTACGCCGCGGGCTTCTTCGCCGCCGCCGGTGCCTACGCGATCCTGGGCGGTCAGGGCTGGCGCGTGATGATGATGCTGGCCGGGCTGCCCGCCCTGGTGGTGTGGTTCATCCGGCGGTTCGTGCCAGAGCCCCCGGAGATCACCGCGCACCTCCATTCTCGTCGTCAGCGTAAAGCCCAGGGGACCATGACATCCGAGGACCGCTTCGTGCTGTGGCGGCTGTTCAGTCCGCCGCTGCTGCGCCCGATGCTGGTCTGCACAGCACTGGCCACCGGTGCCCTTATCACCTTCTGGAGCGTCTCGACCTGGTACCCGCAGATCATCAGGCAGATCACCGCGGCGAGCGGTCAGCCCGGCCCGGTGGCCGACCATCGGGTTGCCCTGGCCGCCATGCTGTTCAACGCCGGCGGAATCATCGGGTACGCGTCCTGGGGGTTCATCGCGGATCTGATCGGGCGCAGAACGACCTTCCTGATGAGCTTCACCGTGTCGGCGGCCGCGATCGCCTGGACGTTCCCGTTCGAGCGGAGCTACGACGAATTCCTGCTCGCCATGCCGATTCTCGGGTTCGGACTCTTCGGCGCGCTGTCCGGCACCTTCATCTATGCGCCCGAGTTGTTCCCGCCGAGCGTACGGGCGACCGCACTGGCCGTCTGCAACAGCGTCGGCCGCTATGTCACCGCGCTGGGCCCGCTGGCGGCCGGTGTCATCGCGATCACCTGGTTCGACGGCAACCTCGGTCAGGCTACGGCCGGCGTCGCCGTCCTCGGCCTGATCGCCGTGGTCGGGCTGGCCTTCGCGACCGAGACCCGGGGCGCGCCCTTGCCTGCCGACGCCTTGACCATCCGGGTGGAGGAGAGCCAGCCATGA
- a CDS encoding cupin domain-containing protein: MADNNFLADLPLAGELVATDFDTWPQWLRLEFDEHAHDGHVGSRLLSQNDRVRVWEIRLAPGERWHAHRHVLDYFWTAVNAGRSRQHTHDGTVREVSYQAGETRHFHFGPGEFLLHDIENIGDDDLVFTTVEHLDSANAPLDVDAVAAGHPGAR; encoded by the coding sequence ATGGCTGACAACAATTTTCTGGCAGATCTGCCATTGGCGGGCGAACTGGTCGCCACCGACTTCGACACCTGGCCCCAGTGGCTGCGGCTGGAATTCGACGAGCATGCCCACGACGGTCACGTCGGGTCCCGGCTGCTCAGTCAGAACGACCGGGTTCGGGTCTGGGAGATCCGGCTGGCTCCCGGCGAGCGCTGGCATGCGCACCGCCATGTGCTGGACTACTTCTGGACCGCCGTCAACGCGGGTCGAAGCCGGCAGCACACCCATGACGGCACGGTCCGTGAGGTGTCCTATCAGGCGGGCGAGACCCGGCACTTCCACTTCGGTCCCGGCGAGTTCCTTTTGCACGACATCGAGAACATCGGCGACGATGATCTGGTGTTCACCACCGTGGAACATCTCGACAGTGCCAACGCGCCCCTGGATGTGGACGCCGTTGCCGCCGGCCACCCGGGGGCGCGGTGA
- a CDS encoding aldehyde dehydrogenase family protein, with protein sequence MQYVSVETATAPTGVATAVGVRDIVNPSTGEVITTVAEASAADVDAAVSRARSAFEDGPWSRMSRTERGRLLLRLADAIEAAEQRLYTLEAQNNGRPITETRAQLARVPEWFRYNAGLLAAQRTAVLPGDGPYLTYQQRLPLGVCGIITPFNHPMLILARSLSAALANGNTVVVKPSELTPLTTLALAEILTEAGLPDGVLTVVTGGKPAGERLTTHPGIAKITLTGGTEAGRAAAVATASRFARVTAELGGKTPIVVFDDIDPVTAAEGAAFAAFVAAGQSCVAGSRFLVQRGSYDAFVDALAARARAIRVGDPALPTTQMGPLISAVQRDKVRKLIDCGVAEGARIAAGGGVPALDARLRSGFFLEPTVLCDATMDMAVATQEIFGPVAVVIPFDDEAQAVRMANDNRYGLGAGIWTTDVARAHRVAGRIVAGMVWVNDHHRLEPSLPWGGVKESGLGKDAGTESFDDFSWIKTVVVRTAAEPVDWYGAEPPSRLN encoded by the coding sequence ATGCAGTACGTGAGCGTCGAGACCGCAACCGCGCCGACCGGCGTTGCCACCGCGGTGGGCGTGCGGGACATCGTCAACCCGTCCACCGGCGAGGTGATCACCACGGTCGCCGAAGCATCCGCCGCCGATGTGGACGCCGCTGTCAGCCGGGCCCGCAGCGCATTCGAAGACGGACCCTGGTCGCGGATGAGCAGGACCGAACGGGGCCGGCTGCTCTTGCGGCTGGCTGACGCGATCGAAGCAGCGGAGCAACGGCTCTACACCCTGGAGGCCCAGAACAACGGTCGCCCCATCACCGAGACCCGGGCACAGTTGGCCCGGGTGCCGGAATGGTTCCGCTACAACGCGGGACTGCTTGCCGCCCAGCGCACCGCGGTCCTGCCCGGCGACGGCCCCTACCTGACCTATCAGCAGCGCCTACCGCTCGGCGTGTGCGGCATCATCACCCCGTTCAACCACCCGATGCTCATCCTGGCTCGCAGCCTGTCGGCCGCCCTGGCCAACGGCAACACCGTCGTGGTCAAGCCGTCCGAGCTGACCCCCCTGACCACGCTGGCACTGGCCGAGATCCTCACCGAGGCCGGTCTTCCCGACGGGGTGCTGACCGTGGTCACCGGTGGCAAACCCGCCGGGGAGCGGCTGACCACCCACCCCGGCATCGCCAAGATCACCCTCACCGGCGGCACCGAGGCGGGTCGCGCTGCGGCGGTCGCGACTGCATCTCGCTTCGCGCGGGTGACCGCCGAGCTCGGCGGCAAGACCCCGATCGTGGTGTTCGACGATATCGACCCGGTCACCGCCGCCGAAGGCGCCGCGTTCGCCGCGTTCGTCGCCGCCGGCCAATCCTGTGTCGCCGGTTCACGTTTCCTCGTCCAGCGTGGCAGCTACGACGCCTTCGTCGACGCGCTGGCGGCCCGCGCCCGCGCGATCCGGGTGGGTGATCCTGCGCTGCCCACCACCCAGATGGGTCCGCTGATCAGTGCCGTCCAACGCGACAAGGTGCGAAAGCTGATCGACTGCGGTGTCGCCGAGGGCGCGCGGATAGCCGCCGGTGGCGGTGTTCCCGCCCTCGACGCGCGGCTGCGGTCCGGCTTCTTCCTGGAGCCGACCGTGCTGTGCGACGCCACCATGGACATGGCGGTGGCCACCCAGGAGATCTTCGGTCCGGTGGCGGTCGTGATTCCCTTTGACGACGAAGCGCAAGCCGTGCGCATGGCCAACGACAACCGCTACGGCCTGGGTGCCGGGATCTGGACGACGGATGTCGCCCGCGCACACCGGGTCGCCGGCCGGATCGTGGCCGGAATGGTCTGGGTCAACGACCATCACCGGCTCGAGCCGTCGTTGCCCTGGGGTGGTGTCAAGGAGTCCGGCCTCGGCAAGGACGCGGGCACCGAGTCCTTCGACGACTTCTCTTGGATCAAGACCGTCGTGGTCAGGACCGCCGCCGAACCGGTCGACTGGTACGGCGCGGAGCCGCCGAGCCGGCTGAACTGA
- a CDS encoding amidohydrolase family protein yields the protein MITTPIADGVVDVHAHWLPRELFDLPPGAPYGPMHDRGGELYLGELPLSIATDAMSDPAAAVLDMDRAGIGVRVLSAPPFAFPLVPGPAAAHYAEAFNAALGEVVANSGGRLVGLGMVTLGDAGEATRQLETMAAIEGIGGVAIPPLVGNGSLDSDPLRHVLAEAARLGLAVLVHPMQLARPEWSNYYLANLIGNPVESATAIATLLLSGLVDELPGLRICFVHGGGCAPGLVGRWSHAWSARADVSSRAPRRPDEAFRDVYFDTVTHGQAQLALLTQLAGADKILCGSDYPFDMAESDPARFAVEHGPGADALHRAAQTYLAMRARRPAASAAS from the coding sequence GTGATCACCACCCCGATCGCCGACGGCGTGGTCGATGTCCACGCGCACTGGCTGCCGCGGGAGCTCTTCGATCTGCCGCCCGGTGCCCCCTACGGTCCGATGCACGACCGGGGCGGCGAGCTCTATTTGGGTGAGCTCCCGCTGTCGATCGCCACGGACGCCATGAGCGATCCCGCCGCCGCGGTTCTCGACATGGACCGCGCCGGGATCGGCGTGCGGGTGCTCTCGGCGCCGCCTTTCGCGTTCCCGCTCGTTCCCGGCCCGGCGGCGGCCCACTACGCCGAGGCGTTCAACGCCGCGCTGGGCGAGGTCGTCGCCAACTCCGGCGGCCGGCTTGTCGGGCTTGGCATGGTGACCCTCGGCGACGCCGGCGAGGCCACCCGTCAGCTCGAAACGATGGCCGCGATCGAGGGGATCGGCGGCGTCGCCATTCCGCCCCTGGTGGGCAATGGCTCGCTGGACAGCGACCCGTTGCGGCATGTCCTGGCCGAGGCCGCCCGGCTCGGTCTTGCGGTGCTGGTGCATCCCATGCAGCTGGCGCGGCCCGAGTGGTCGAACTACTACCTGGCCAACCTGATCGGCAACCCGGTGGAATCGGCGACCGCCATCGCCACCCTGCTGTTGAGCGGTCTCGTCGACGAATTGCCCGGCCTGCGGATCTGTTTCGTGCATGGCGGGGGCTGTGCGCCCGGCCTGGTGGGCCGTTGGAGCCATGCCTGGTCGGCACGCGCCGACGTCAGCTCCCGCGCGCCCCGACGACCAGACGAGGCGTTCCGCGATGTCTACTTCGACACCGTGACACACGGCCAGGCCCAGTTGGCCCTGCTGACCCAGCTCGCCGGTGCCGACAAGATCCTCTGCGGCAGCGACTATCCCTTCGACATGGCCGAGTCCGACCCGGCCCGCTTCGCCGTCGAGCATGGACCGGGCGCCGACGCGCTGCACCGCGCCGCGCAGACCTACCTCGCCATGCGGGCCCGCCGCCCCGCTGCCTCGGCGGCATCATGA
- a CDS encoding FAD binding domain-containing protein, with the protein MTGYSNASAVVVGGSIGGLTTALLLRDLGFTVDVYERTPTALDGRGSGIVLQPDTVRWFTERSTQNLADLHTATSYIQYLQRDGGIAHRERAAWTYTSWGTFYRALLADFGTEHYHYGEYASGFGQDGERATVRFVSGATATADLVVFADGITSTARERFDPEATLKYSGYIGWRGTVPWSTLSAYARETLDDAITYGVVPNSHITMYPIPGEDGLDVGHRLMNYVWYRNVEAGPDLTEMLIDKRGFHGAVSVHPGQVQDRYVCEMRSAATELFAPAVAEVVVATETPYLQVLSDVRSRRMAQGRVALIGDAACASRPHAAAGTAKAAADAWALAAALDDAAGDIPSALTTWEPAQLQLSDSLLRRVVDMGERSQFHNTWVPGDPDLRFGLYGPGR; encoded by the coding sequence ATGACCGGCTACTCGAATGCCTCAGCCGTTGTCGTCGGCGGCTCCATCGGAGGTCTCACCACCGCACTGCTCTTGCGGGACTTGGGCTTCACCGTCGACGTCTACGAGCGCACCCCCACCGCACTGGATGGCCGCGGCAGCGGGATCGTGCTGCAACCCGACACCGTGCGGTGGTTCACTGAACGCAGCACCCAGAACCTGGCCGATCTGCACACCGCCACCTCCTACATCCAGTACCTGCAACGCGACGGCGGCATCGCCCACCGGGAGCGGGCGGCGTGGACCTACACCTCCTGGGGAACGTTCTATCGGGCATTGCTCGCCGATTTCGGCACCGAGCACTACCACTACGGTGAATATGCCAGCGGATTCGGCCAGGATGGCGAGCGGGCGACCGTCAGATTCGTCAGCGGCGCCACCGCCACCGCCGATCTGGTGGTGTTCGCCGACGGAATCACCTCGACGGCCCGCGAACGGTTCGACCCCGAAGCCACACTGAAGTACTCGGGTTACATCGGCTGGCGCGGCACCGTACCGTGGTCGACCCTGAGCGCGTACGCCCGCGAGACCCTCGACGACGCGATCACCTACGGCGTGGTGCCGAACTCCCACATCACCATGTACCCCATCCCTGGTGAAGACGGACTCGACGTCGGGCACCGACTGATGAACTACGTCTGGTACCGCAACGTCGAGGCGGGCCCCGACCTCACCGAGATGCTGATCGACAAGCGCGGATTCCACGGCGCGGTATCCGTACATCCCGGGCAGGTTCAGGACCGCTACGTCTGCGAGATGCGCTCTGCGGCAACCGAGTTGTTCGCTCCAGCGGTGGCCGAGGTGGTCGTCGCCACCGAGACCCCGTATCTTCAGGTGCTCTCCGACGTCCGGTCGCGGCGGATGGCACAGGGCCGTGTCGCACTCATCGGTGACGCGGCGTGCGCGTCGCGGCCGCATGCGGCCGCCGGTACCGCCAAAGCCGCAGCGGACGCCTGGGCCCTGGCGGCCGCCCTGGATGACGCCGCGGGCGACATCCCCTCGGCACTGACCACATGGGAACCCGCGCAACTGCAGCTCAGTGACTCGCTGCTGCGGCGCGTCGTGGACATGGGGGAGCGCTCGCAGTTCCACAACACCTGGGTTCCCGGGGACCCGGACCTTCGGTTCGGACTCTACGGACCCGGCCGCTAA